The Papaver somniferum cultivar HN1 chromosome 3, ASM357369v1, whole genome shotgun sequence genome includes a region encoding these proteins:
- the LOC113360032 gene encoding uncharacterized protein LOC113360032, with protein MGSAIGRPIRLDSTTLKKEIGYYASILVEIDLANDIPNKVVVESKYCKFEQEIRISRMPKFCNQCKIVGHLVTECRVARKDHVDKNKSTPRASNDTLNGKVDELNKIYTNNNIPNSNENNFTGVLESPMEFPALSVENLIDVGNCGNGNVSELVLLVNPEISTSTTTEVVSAQVLSKINSGGVNLEGWKEVSGTISSNINPVSAKSFASPSKFQALIDVAQKQDQIFSTLISKPIKGKGIKGVPNVTTRKQAHTSVKSHSGMGSSDTSQTNQSQ; from the exons ATGGGCAGTGCAATTGGCAGACCAATCCGTCTTGATTCTACAACTTTGAAAAAAGAAATTGGTTATTATGCTAGTATTCTGGTGGAGATTGATTTAGCTAATGACATTCCTAACAAGGTAGTGGTTGAATCGAAATACTGTAAGTTTGAGCAAGAAATAAGAATATCTAGAATGCCTAAGTTTTGTAATCAGTGCAAGATTGTAGGTCACTTGGTGACGGAATGCAGAGTTGCAAGGAAAGATCAC GTGGATAAGAATAAGAGCACACCAAGGGCCAGTAATGATACTTTAAATGGTAAGGTGGATGAGCTCAATAAAATTTATACTAATAATAACATTCCAAATAGTAATGAGAATAATTTTACTGGAGTACTAGAATCACCTATGGAATTCCCTGCTTTATCTGTGGAAAATTTAATTGATGTAGGTAATTGTGGCAATGGTAATGTTTCAGAATTGGTTCTTTTGGTTAACCCTGAAATCAGTACCAGTACAACAACTGAAGTAGTATCTGCTCAAGTATTGTCGAAAATTAATTCTGGTGGAGTAAATTTGGAAGGATGGAAGGAAGTATCAGGTACTATAAGCTCAAATATAAATCCCGTCTCTGCTAAAAGTTTTGCATCACCAAGTAAATTTCAAGCTTTGATAGATGTTGCTCAAAAACAGGATCAAATTTTTTCTACATTGATCAGTAAACCTATTAAAGGCAAAGGTATTAAAGGTGTTCCTAATGTAACAACAAGGAAACAAGCTCATACTTCAGTTAAATCACATTCAGGAATGGGAAGTTCCGATACttctcaaaccaatcaatctcAATGA